The following DNA comes from Amycolatopsis albispora.
CGGCACCCGGCGCCGGTGCCCGGCAGCTGGCGCCCGGCAGCCGGCGCCCGGGGTCGGCGGCTGGTGCCCGGCGGCTGGCGCCCGGGGTCGGGCGCCTGGGGGCGGCGGCTGGCGTTCGGTGCCCGGCGGCCGACGGCTGCCCCTCGGGGCCGGTGGCTGATGCTCGGGGCCGGTGTGTCTGGTGCCCGGCGGTCGATGCTCGGGCCGGTGGCGGTGCCAGGCGGCGGTGTGTCCGGTGCCCGGCGGCTGGCGCTCGGGGGATGGCTGGCGCTCGGTGGCTGCCAACAACAAACCTGCTCGCTGGCGGCGCTGTCATCGCCGAAGTGGCCACCGCGAGCCGGGGAGCAGCTGGCGTGGCTGCTGGGTGACCTAGCCGTCGCGGGTTGGCTGCGGCTCGGCGCAGCGGCGAAGCCGCTCGCGGGTGGCGCCGCCGACGCTGGTGCCGCACCAAAGGGCCGCACCAAAGGCGTCAGCCGACGGCTGTGCGGCCCGGTCAGGAGTCGGTGGTGGTGGCTTTCCAGACCACGTAGGCCTCATCCGCGTCCGTGGTCATGGCTTCGATGAACTTTTCGTTGTCGAAACCGGGCAGGGCCTGGAGGCGTTCGATGAGGGCGTCGGCCGCGGGGTCGCCGCTGGGGATGGCGGTGCCCTTGCCGTCGGCGCCGGCCAGCATGATGAACACGTCCTCTTTCCAGGGCCCCTCGGGAATCACCCTGATCACCACGGCGGACAGCTCAGCCCAGGTGACGGACTCCTCGGTACCGTCGGCGAGCTGCCGGCGGACCCCGGTGTCGTCGACGCCGACCGAGCGGGACTGCGCGTGGGTTGAGTCCTGGGACAACTACGACTCCCTCGTCTTTGCGTTCCGTTTACGGTACTGCCGCGAGGTCCGGGCGCTCAGGCGGGGGCGGCGGCATCCAGCCGCCGCAGCGCGGCCCTGGCCACTTCCGGGTCGGTGGTCGGCCAGAACGGCGGCAGCGAAGCCCGCAGGAAACCGCCGTACCTGGCGTTCGCCAGCCGCGAGTCGAGGATCGCCACCACCCCGCGGTCGCTGGTCGACCGGTGCAGCCGCCCGACGCCCTGCGCCAGCAGCAGCGCGGCGTGCGTGGCGGCCACGGTGAGGAAACCGTTGCCACCGCGGGCCTCCACCGCGCGCTGCCGCGCCGAGGACACCGGATCGTCCGGCCGCGGGAACGGCAGCCTGTCCACCAGCACCAGCTGCAACGCCGGCCCCGGCACGTCCACGCCCTGCCACAGCGACAACGTGCCGAACAGGCACGTCCGCGGGTCCTCGCTGAACTTGCGCACCAGCAGCGAGGTCGAATCGTCGCCCTGGCAAAGGATCGGGTGCTTGACCCGGTCCCGCAGCTCCTCGGTGGCCTGCTTCGCCGCGCGCATCGACGAGAACAGCCCGAGCGTGCGCCCGCCCGCCGCCTCGATCAGCTCGGCGATCTCGTCGAGCGTGCGCTCGGCGAGCCCGTCCCGGCCGGGCGTCGGCAGGTGCTTGGCCATGTACAGAATGCCGTTCTTGCGGTGGTCGAACGGCGAACCGACGTCCAGCCCGGTCCACCGCACGGTCTCCTTGTCCGACGGCGCCGCCTTCTCCGTGGCCGTGCCGGGGTCGGGCTTCCGCTCGGCCGCCTGCGACGGCGGCAGCCCCCACTGCCTGGCCAGCGTGTCGAAGGTGCCGCCGAGCGCCAGCGTGGCCGACGTCAGCACGGTCGTGGTCTGGCCGAAGACGCGCTCCCGCAGCAGCCCCGCCACGCTCAGCGGCGCCACGTGCAGCGCGGGCGGCCGCGGGTTCGACGAGTACGGGTCGCCGCTGAGCCACACCACGTCCGGCCGGTGCGCCTGGTCCTCGTCGAACGCCTCCAGCAACCGGACCGCGGTGTCGTGCACCTCCTCCAGCAGCGTGCGCGCGAGCTTGCGGGCGGTCGCCTCGTCGGCGCCGTCGTCCTTGCGGTCGGACCCGAGCGCCGACAGGCAGGTGTGCGCGGCGTCCCGGACCGCGGGCAGCGCGCCCTTCAGCGCCTGCGGCAGCGAGTCCATCCGGCCGGACGGCAGGTCGTCGAGCACCAGCGCCAGCCCGTCGCTGGCCTCCATCAGCCGGTCGGCCACGTCGGCGTCGATCAGCTTGCCGCAGCGGCGCCCGGCGGTGGACACCATCGCGCTGGTCAGCTCCGCGGTGGCCACCGAGGTCACCCTGTCGACCAGCTCGTGCGCCTCGTCGATGACCACCACGTCGTGCTCGGGCAGCACCTGGTAACCCTGCAGCGCGTCGATGGCGAGCAGCGCGTGGTTGGTGACCACCACGTCCGCGCGCCCGGCCTCGGCCCGCGCGCGCTCGGCGAAGCAGTCGGTGCCGATCGGGCAGCGGGACACGCCGAGGCATTCGCGCGCGGACACCGACACCTGCCGCCACGCCTGGTCGGACACGCCGGGCACCAGCTCGTCGCGGTCGCCGGTCTCGGTGTCCGAGGACCACTCGTGCAGCCGCTTGACCTCCTTGCCCATGCGCGACACCGCGAACGGGTCGAACAGGCCCTGGTCCTCCGGCTCCTCCGGGGCACCGGTGTCGAGCCGGTGCAGGCAGAGGTAGTTGCGGCGGCCCTTGAGAATGGCGAAGGTCGGCTCGCGCCCGAGCGGCTTCTTCAGCGCCTTCGCCAGCCGGGGCAGGTCCCGGTCGACGAGCTGGCGCTGCAGCGCGATGGTCGCGGTGGAGACCACCACCGTGGTGCCCTTCTCCACCGCGTGCCGGATCGCGGGCACCAGGTAGGCCAGCGACTTGCCGGTCCCGGTGCCCGCCTGCACGGCCAGGTGCTCGCCGGTGCGGATGGCGCGGCCGACCGCGTCGGCCATCGCCACCTGGCCGGGGCGCTCGGCCCCGCCGACCGACTCCACGGCGTGCGTGAGCAACTCCAGCACCCCCGGAAGGCTGCCCTTGCGTGCGGCGGTGAGCTCAGCGGTCTTCGGCACGAGGAGCAACGGTACCGGGGGCCACCGTCAGTTCTGGCGGCGGAAGCGGTTCACCAGCGCCCAGGTGACCGGCAGCAGGCCGGCCGCCACGACGATCTTCAGCGCGTCACCGATCAGGAACGGCAGCACGCCCTTGTCGAAGGCGGTGCCGAGGTCCATCGACGCGGCGGCCATCAGCCACGGCACGCCGACCGCGTAGATCACCAGGTTGCCGAGCACCATGGTGCCCGCGGTGCGCAGCGGGGTGCGGTCGCCGCCGCGCCCGGCCAGCGCGCCCACCAGCGCCCCGGCCAGCACGAAGCCGGCGATGTACCCGGCGCTGGCGCCGAACATGCCGGAGGTGCCGCCGTTGAACCACGGCACGCCGGCCGCGCCGACGAGCAGGTAGAGCAGCATGGCCGCGCCGCCGCGCTGCCAGCCCAGCGCCGCGCCGACCAGCAGGGCGGCGAAGGTCTGGCCGGTCATCGGCACCGGGCTGCCGGGAACCGGGATGACCAGCTGCGCGGCCAGGCCGGTGAGCCCGGCGCCGGCGGCGACCAGGGTGATGTCACGGACCAGCGCACCGGGGATGAGATCCGCCAGCACCGGACGGCGGGCGGCGAGGGTCAGCGTCGACAAAGCGGCCTCCACGTTCGTGCCTGAGCGATTGCATGCCTGAAGCTCAAGGCAGGTTAACGCCGGTGGACCGGCAATATCCCCCGAAGTCGGGTAGCTCACTGTCCACTCTTCCGGGTGGTAGCGGCCTGCCGGGGTTCGGCTCTTGATCTCCCCGGCCGATGTCGATGGAGGGAAATTCACGTTTCGGTGGAGGGAGTGACCCCCGTGTCGAAGTTGAGGAAGGCCGCGATAGCGGCGTGCGCGTGCGGCGGGCTGCTCGTCGCACCGGGAGCGGCGCAAGCGGCACCGGTGGCCAGCGCGTCCGCGACCGCGGGCACGGTCGACGTCACCGCGGGTGCGCAGACCGTGCGGGAGGGGCCGATCGCCGAATGTCGGCTGGGTGCGCAGGACACCGCCAGCTCACCCGGCGTCGAGGCCGGGACCACGCGGTTCGGCAAGAGCGAGTCGCAGTGCTCGCGCGCGGAAACCGGGTTCGCCACCGGCATGGTGCGCGGGCAGCGGTTCGAGACCAAGGTGCTGCGCAAGTACGGCGGCCCGACGATCAAGGTGCGCACGTACAGCGCGCGCTGCGACACCACCACCAACGGCGCCAGCGGCCTGGTCGAGCTGAGCGACGTGGCCGGCATCGAGGTGCCGTCGAGCATCCCGCCCGGTCACACCGTGGACCTGCCCGGCGAGGACGGCAAGCCGCTGGCCCGCGTGGTGCTCAACGAGATCGTCGTGCCGGAGCCGCCGGACGGCAGCCTGGCCACCAACGCGATGCGCATCCAGCTGTTCCCGGAGGGCGGCCCGGCCACCGGCGAGATCGTCGTCGGCTCGGCCAGCTGCGACCCGTACGGTGACGCCTGAGTGACGCCACCCCGGTGGTCAGCCGCTGACCACCGGGGTGCCGGTCAGCTCGGCACCGGCGGTGCGCAGGTCGGCCAGCGCCTTGTCCACAGTGGACCGCGAGACGCCCGCGGTCAGGTCGAGCAGCACCCGCACGCGGAAACCGGCCTCGGCGGCGTCCAGCGCGGTCGCCCGGACGCAGTGGTCGGTGGCGATGCCGACCACGTCGACGCTGTCCACCTCCCGCGCGCGCAGCCAGTCCGCCAGGTTCTCGCCGGTTTCGGTGCTGCCCTCGAAGCCGGAGTAGCCGTCGCTGTACTGGCCCTTCGAGAACACCGCGGAGATCGGCGCCACGTCGAGCGCGGGGTGGAAGGCCGCGCCGGGCGTACCGGCCTCGCAGTGCCGCGGCCACGACCGCACGAAGTCCGGTTCGTCGCTGAAGTGCGCGCCGGGATCGATGTGGTAGTCCCTGGTCGCGACCACCTGGTCGTAGGCGTTCTCCCGCAGGAAACCGGAGATCCGGGCGGCCAGCTCGGCGCCGCCGGCCACCCCCAGCGCCCCGCCCTCGCAGAAGTCGTTCTGCACGTCCACCACGATCAACGCGTTCGCCATCGCGGGTGCCCCTTTCAGCGGAAAACGGTGGGCACGGCGGGCTCGCCGTGCGACAGCTTCAGGCCCTCCCACGGCAGGCTGACCAGGCCCTTGCGCAGGAGTTGCCGCGCGTCGTCCAGGGTGGGCAGGTCGTCGACGGGCTGTCCAGCCCGCACCAGGGGGATCTGCAGTTCGCGGTCGTCCGGGCCGAGTTCGGGCGCGGGCCCGCCGGCCGGGTAGACCACCTCTTCGAGCGCGGTGCCGGTCGGCTTGTGCCGCCGGATGGCGCCCTTGCGGCCCCCGCGCGACTCCTTGTGCGTGCTGCGCTTGGCGACCGGGCGGCCGTCCACCTCGACCAGCTTGTAGACCATGCCCGCGGTCGGCGCGCCGGAACCGGTGACCACCGAGGTGCCCACGCCGTACGCGTCCACCGGCTCGGCACGCAGGGCCGCGATGGCGTGCTCGTCGAGGTCACCGGAGACCACGATCCTGGTGTCCTTGGCCCCGAGCGCGTCGAGCTGCTCGCGGGCCCGGCGGGCCAGCGGGCCCACGTCGCCGGAATCGATCCGGATGGCGCCCAGTTCCGGCCCGGCCACCCGGACCGCGGTCTCGATGCCCGCGGTGATGTCGTAGGTGTCCACCAGCAGCGTGGTGTCCGCGCCGAGCTTGTCCACCTGCGCGCGGAACGCCTGCTCCTCGCTGTCGTGCAGCAGCATGAACGCGTGCGCGACGGTACCGCGGGTGGGGATGCCGTAGCGGCGGCCGGCCTCCAGGTTGGAGGTGGTGGCGAAACCGGCCAGGTAGGCGGCCCTGGCGGCGGCGACCGCGGCGTACTCGTGCGTGCGGCGCCCGCCCATCTCGATGATCGGCCTGCCGTGCGCGGCGCTGGACATGCGCGCGGCGGCCGAGGCGATCGCGCTGTCGTGGTTGAGGATGGACAGCACCAGCGTCTCCAGCACCACGGCCTCGGCGAAGCTGCCGCGGACGGTGAGGATGGGGGAGCCGGGGAAGTACAGCTCGCCCTCGGCGTAGCCGTCCACGTCGCCGCTGAACTCGTAGTCGGCCAGCCAGGACAGCGTCTCGGCGTCCACCACGGCGGTCGACTCCAGCTGGCTGATCTCGGCGTCGGTGAAGCGGAAGTCCCCGATCGCGTCGATCACCCGCGCGGTGCCCGCGACGACGCCGTAGCGCCGCCCGTCCGGCAGCCGCCGGGCGAACACCTCGAAAACACAGGGCCGGTCGGCGGTGCCGTCGGCGAGCGCGCTGCCCAGCATGGTCAGCTCGTAGTGGTCGGTGAGCAGCGCGGTGCTGAGCTCGCTGCCGGTTCGCGTCCAGGCCATGGTCCAACCCTATGGGCTGACCTGCCGAAGCACGGGATGCGGGCGGCGTGACACCATGGAGGCCATGAGTACGCCTGCCGCCGAACCGATGGTGGAGCCGTCCGCGGCCGACCTGGGGGCTGAGGACAAACCGTGGCAGACAGTGGTCTGGAACGACCCGGTGAACCTCATGTCGTACGTGACCTACGTGTTCCAGAAGCTGTTCGGGTACAGCCGCGAGCACGCCACCAAGTTGATGCTGGACGTCCACCACAAGGGCAAAGCCATCGTCTCCTCTGGGGGCAAGGAGAAGGTGGAGGGTGACGTGGCGAAGCTGCACGCCGCCGGGTTGTGGGCAACCATGGAGCACCCGTCGTGAAGCCGTGGCGCCGCAAGGGCGCACGCCTGCAGGCCGGCTTCGAGCAGCAGGAGGCCGCCGTGCTGCGCGGCCTGATCAGCCAGGTCGACGACATGCTGCGCGCCCGGTCGGAGGAGGCGCCGCAGGACGAGCTGGCCGAGCTGACCGGCATCCGCACCGGCCCCAGCGAGGCGCCGAGCGACCCGGTGCTCTCGCGCCTGCTGCCCGACTTCCACCGCCTGGACCCGGACGCCCCGGCCAAGGAGGACCTCGACTCCGCCGCCGCGCTGCGCTCGCTGCACGAGCCGGAGGTGCTCGACGCGAAGGTCGGCGTGGCCGCCGTGGTGCTGGAGACGCTGTCGCCGGACGGCGGTGAGGTGCGGCTGAGCTTCGAGCAGGCCGACGCCTGGCTGTCCGCGCTGAACGACGTGCGCCTGGCGCTCGGCACCGCGCTCGACGTCACCGAGGACATGCCCGACGAGCTGCCGCCGGAGGACCCGCGCGCGCCGCACCTCGGGGTGTACCACTGGCTGACCTGGGTGCAGGAAAGCCTGGTACAGGCGCTGACCGAATGAACGCGCTCACCGACGTGCCCGGCGTGCTGGTCGGGCACCACGAGCGGGTCGGCGGGGGCTGGGCCACCGGGACCACGGTGGTGCTGGTGCCCGACGGCGCGGTCGGCGCGGTCGACCAGCGCGGGGGCGCGCCCGGCACGCGCGAGACGAACCTGCTGGAGCCGGAGAACCTGGTGCAGCGGGTGAACGCGGTCTGCCTGTCCGGCGGGAGCGCGTACGGCCTGGCCGCCGCGGACGGCGTGATGCGCTGGCTGGGCGAGCGGTCGATGGGCTTCCCCGTGGGCGCGGAACCGCACGAGGTGGTGCCGATCGTGCCCGCCGCGGTGTTGTTCGACCTGCCTCGCGGCGACTGGGGCAACCGGCCGGACGCGTCCTTCGGTTACGCGGCCTGCGAAGCGGCCGCCACCGGCGAGTTCGCGCAGGGCACGGTGGGTGCCGGGGCCGGGGCGGCGGTCGGCTCGCTCAAGGGCGGTATCGGCACCGCGAGTGAGCGCGTCGGTGAGTTCGTGGTCGGCGCGCTGGCCGCGGTGAACGCCTCCGGTGAGGCCGTCGACCTGCGGACCGGTCGCGCGTTCGCGGCGGACCACGAGGTGGACGGCGAGTTCGGGGTGCGCTGGCCGGACCGGCCCGGCGAGGTCGAGGCCGCGCCGACGGACCTGAACACCACGATCGGTGTGGTCGCGGTGGACGCGGCGTTGTCGAAGGCCGAGGCGCGGCGGCTGGCGGTCGCCGCGCAGGACGGTCTCGCGCGGGCCGTGCGCCCGGCGCACACCATGTTCGACGGCGACACCGTGTTCGCGCTGGCCACCGGGGCGCGTGAGCTGCCGGTGGCGAGCGGGCCGTTCGCCGACGCCTCGCGCGCGGGCGCGCTCGACCAGCTGTGCTCCGCCGCCGCGCGGGTGTTCGCCAGGGCGATGGTGCACGGCCTGCTGGCCGCCACCGGGGCCGGTGGCCTGCGTGCCTACCGCGACGTATGGCCGGAGGCCTTCCCCGGCTGAGGTCAAGGGCACGAGGGCTCTGTCTCACTGGGTGGACGCCCGTTGTCCAGCACATAGGATGTGATCGTGCTTCGGATCCGCCGTGAACTAGTCGACGAGATCGTCGCGCACGCCCGCCGGGACCACCCGGACGAGGCGTGCGGGGTGATCGCCGGGCCGGACGACGGCTCGGACCGCCCCGAGCGGTTCATCCCCATGCTGAACGCGGCGCGCTCGCCGACGTTCTACGAGTTCGACTCCGGTGATCTGCTCAAGCTGTACCGCGAGATGGACGCCAACAACGAGGTGCCGGTGGTGATCTACCACTCGCACACCGCCACCGAGGCCTATCCCTCGCGCACCGACGCCGCCATCGCGTCCGAGCCGTTCGCGCACTACGTGCTGGTCTCCACCAGGGATCCCGAGGTGCACGAATTCCGGTCGTACCGGATCGTCGACGGTGAGATCACCGAGGAGCCGGTCGAGATCGAGGAATAACCGCCCTCGCCCGTACGTCAGCCCACTACGAGAGATCCCTAGCGGAGGTAAAGATCCATGGCCGTGAACGTGTCCATCCCGACCATCCTGCGCACGCACACCGGCGGCGAGAAGTCCGTCGAGGCGAGCGGCAAGACGGTGCTCGAGGTGATCGACGACGTGGAGAGCCGCCACGGTGGCATCAAGGCGCGCCTGGTCAAGGACGAGAAGCTGCACCGGTTCATCAACGTCTACGTCAACGACGAGGACGTGCGCTTCGCCGGTGGGCTGGACGCCGAGGTCAAGGACGGCGACACGCTGACCATCCTGCCCGCGGTGGCCGGCGGCGCGCGCTAGGCATGGCTCGCTACGAGTCGCTGCTCGACGCGCTCGGCGGCACCCCGCTGGTCGGCCTGCCGAGGCTGTCGCCGACGCACGACGTGCGGTTGTGGGCGAAGCTGGAGGACCGCAACCCGACCGGGTCGATCAAGGACCGGCCGGCGCTGGCGATGATCGAGGCCGCCGAGCGGGAGGGCACGCTGCGCCGCGGGTCCACGATCCTGGAGCCGACCTCGGGCAACACCGGCATCGCGCTGGCGATGGCGGCGAAGCTCAAGGGGTACGGCCTGGTCTGCGTGATGCCGGAGAACACCTCCGCCGAGCGCAAGCAGCTGCTGCAGGCCTACGGCGCGCGGATCGTGTTCTCGCCGGCGGCCGGTGGGTCGAACGAGGCCGTGCGCCGGGCGAAGGAACTGGCCAAGGCCAATCCGGACTGGGTGATGCTCTACCAGTACGGCAACCCGGCGAACGCCGACGCGCACTACCGGGGGACCGGGCCGGAGCTGCTGAAGGACCTGCCCACGCTGACGCACTTCGTGGGCGGGCTCGGCACCACGGGCACCCTGGTCGGCGTCGGCCGGTACCTGCACGAGGCGAAGCCGGACGTGCAGATCATCGCGGCGGAGCCGCGGTACGGCGAGCTGGTGTACGGGCTGCGGAACATCGACGAGGGCTTCGTGCCCGAGCTGTACGACGCGAGCGTGCTGAACGGGCGGTACTCGGTCGGCGCCTACGACGCGCTGCGGCGGACGCGGGAACTGCTGGAGCACGAAGGCATCTTCGCGGGGATCTCGACGGGTGCCGTGCTGCACGCGGCCTTGGCCGTCGCCGAAAAGGCCGCGGCTCGCGGTGAACCGGCGGACGTGGCTTTTGTGGTCGCCGACGCCGGGTGGAAGTACCTGTCCACCGGCGCCTACAGCGGCACCCTGGACGACGCGGCCGCCCGGCTGGACGGCGAACTCTGGGCCTGACCCGGCTGAACTGGACACTGCTGCCTGGACACGAATGTGGCTTTCGGGGCGAAATCCGCCCCGAAAGCCACATTCGTGTTCGGCCGGGCGCCGGCGGTCGAGCGCTGGTCTTGACGCCGCCCCCGGTCACCACAGGCCCTGGGGCAACCGCCCTTCCAGCGTCAGCAGCTGCCGTTTCGACGGCACGCCGTCCCCGCCGCTGAAGCCGCCGAGGCCGGTGCTGGCCAGCACCCGGTGGCACGGCACCACGATCGGGATCGGGTTGCTGCCCATGATCGAGCCGATCCCGCGCGCGGGCACGCCCGTGCCGCTGCGTTCCGCCAGTTCCCCGTAGGTCACCGTTTTCCCGTACGGCACCGTTTCGTACAACGTGCCGAGCACCCGCTGCTGCGTCGACGAGTACAGGCGCCAGTCCACGGGGAACTCGAACCGTTCCCGCGTGCCGTCGAAGTACTCGCGCAGCTCGGCCAGCACCGGCTCCACCCGCGGCGGATCGGAAACCACCGGCAGGCCGAGGCGCGCGGCGATCCGTTCCCGCAGCTCCGGGGTGTCGTCGAAGGCCGTCGAAGCCAGCCCGGCCGGGGTCACCGCGACCAGTACCCGGCCCACCTCGGTCGCCAGGCCGCCGAACGCCACCGTCTCCATGAACCGCATTATCCGGCCCCCACCGACAGAACCGGGCAGGTAGCGTCGAAGGCATGACGTTGCCCGAGCCGGTCAACCCGCCCAAACCGCCGGTCCCGCCCGGCAAGCGGATCCTGCCGCCGAAACCGCTGGCCTCACTGGTGGTGGTCACCGGCTTCGTCGCGCTGCTCTGGGTGATCGAGGGCATCGACACCGTGCTCGCCCACCCCTTCGACGACGACGGCATCTGGCCGCGCACCATCGAGCAGTGGGACGGCATGATCTGGGCCCCGCTGCTGCACTACGGCTGGGACCACCTCGCCGCGAATTCGGTGCCGCTGCTCGTGCTGGGCCTGCTCGCCACCTCCGGCGGCCTGCGGCAGTTCTTCGGCGTGATCACCACCATCTGGCTCTTCGCCGGCGTCGGCACCTTCCTGATCGGCAGCGCGGGCGTGCACGCCGGTGCGTCCAGCCTGGTCTTCGGCTTGCTCACCTTCCTGCTGCTGCGTGGCCTGTTCGCGCGCAGCATCCTGCAGATCCTGATCGCCGCCGGGGTTTTCCTGCTCTACGGCTACGCGTTGTGGGGTGTGCTCCCGGCCGAGCCCGGCGTTTCCTGGGAAGGCCACCTGTGCGGTGCCATCGGGGGCATCGTCGCGGCTTGGATGGTCGGGAAGTCGCTCCGGCCAGCCAAGCCGCAACCCGCCCTCTAGAGCCCGCAGCAGACGTGTTCCGACCACTCCGGCCGGTGCCACCAGTGCCCGCGTTCGGCCGTGCTGCTCGCGGGCAGCACCGGGTTCGACACCTCGCCGCTGCCCGGTGACCGGAACGGTTCCAGCAGCTCGTCCACCTGGTGCGCCACCCCGCCGACCACCACCTGCCGCACGGCCGCCGCGGCCCGGATGTCCGCGAGCGGGTTGCCCTCGACCAGTGACAGGTCCGCGTACGCACCCGGCCGCAGTTCGCCGAGCCGCCCGGCGAGGCCGAGCCGCCGCGCCGGGTTGCGCGTCGCGGTCACCAGCGCTTCGTACGGCGTGAAGCCGAATTCGACCATCGCGCGCAGGTTCTGGTGCAGGGAGATGGCGATGTTGTCGAGCGGGGTGTCCGTGCCGCAGATGACGAACCCGCCGCCGCGGTGCACCCGCAGCACCATGTCCACGTTGCGCGCCAGTACCTCGCGCACGTACGCGTTCTCCGGCTTGCCCGCGTTCTCGGCGTCGGCCACCAGCCGGTCGTACTCCCACTGAGGGAACAGCACCTTCGTGCGCTCGTCCTCGACCAGCGACTTGTCACCGGCGTAGAGCGCCTTGGAGTTGAACAGCGTGGGCGTCAGCGACATGCCCGAACGCACGAACAGCTCGATGGCGTCCTGGTACGCCCGCCCGGTGCGGCTGACCGTGTGCGAGTAGCCGAGCCGGTTCGTCGCACCGGTGTGCTCCATCCCGTCCATGCCGATGTTCGCCGCCGGGAACAGGTAGTGCGACGACAGCGGGATCCCGGCCCGGTGCG
Coding sequences within:
- a CDS encoding biotin transporter BioY; this translates as MSTLTLAARRPVLADLIPGALVRDITLVAAGAGLTGLAAQLVIPVPGSPVPMTGQTFAALLVGAALGWQRGGAAMLLYLLVGAAGVPWFNGGTSGMFGASAGYIAGFVLAGALVGALAGRGGDRTPLRTAGTMVLGNLVIYAVGVPWLMAAASMDLGTAFDKGVLPFLIGDALKIVVAAGLLPVTWALVNRFRRQN
- a CDS encoding DUF2017 domain-containing protein; this translates as MKPWRRKGARLQAGFEQQEAAVLRGLISQVDDMLRARSEEAPQDELAELTGIRTGPSEAPSDPVLSRLLPDFHRLDPDAPAKEDLDSAAALRSLHEPEVLDAKVGVAAVVLETLSPDGGEVRLSFEQADAWLSALNDVRLALGTALDVTEDMPDELPPEDPRAPHLGVYHWLTWVQESLVQALTE
- a CDS encoding PLP-dependent cysteine synthase family protein translates to MARYESLLDALGGTPLVGLPRLSPTHDVRLWAKLEDRNPTGSIKDRPALAMIEAAEREGTLRRGSTILEPTSGNTGIALAMAAKLKGYGLVCVMPENTSAERKQLLQAYGARIVFSPAAGGSNEAVRRAKELAKANPDWVMLYQYGNPANADAHYRGTGPELLKDLPTLTHFVGGLGTTGTLVGVGRYLHEAKPDVQIIAAEPRYGELVYGLRNIDEGFVPELYDASVLNGRYSVGAYDALRRTRELLEHEGIFAGISTGAVLHAALAVAEKAAARGEPADVAFVVADAGWKYLSTGAYSGTLDDAAARLDGELWA
- a CDS encoding ATP-dependent DNA helicase, whose amino-acid sequence is MPKTAELTAARKGSLPGVLELLTHAVESVGGAERPGQVAMADAVGRAIRTGEHLAVQAGTGTGKSLAYLVPAIRHAVEKGTTVVVSTATIALQRQLVDRDLPRLAKALKKPLGREPTFAILKGRRNYLCLHRLDTGAPEEPEDQGLFDPFAVSRMGKEVKRLHEWSSDTETGDRDELVPGVSDQAWRQVSVSARECLGVSRCPIGTDCFAERARAEAGRADVVVTNHALLAIDALQGYQVLPEHDVVVIDEAHELVDRVTSVATAELTSAMVSTAGRRCGKLIDADVADRLMEASDGLALVLDDLPSGRMDSLPQALKGALPAVRDAAHTCLSALGSDRKDDGADEATARKLARTLLEEVHDTAVRLLEAFDEDQAHRPDVVWLSGDPYSSNPRPPALHVAPLSVAGLLRERVFGQTTTVLTSATLALGGTFDTLARQWGLPPSQAAERKPDPGTATEKAAPSDKETVRWTGLDVGSPFDHRKNGILYMAKHLPTPGRDGLAERTLDEIAELIEAAGGRTLGLFSSMRAAKQATEELRDRVKHPILCQGDDSTSLLVRKFSEDPRTCLFGTLSLWQGVDVPGPALQLVLVDRLPFPRPDDPVSSARQRAVEARGGNGFLTVAATHAALLLAQGVGRLHRSTSDRGVVAILDSRLANARYGGFLRASLPPFWPTTDPEVARAALRRLDAAAPA
- a CDS encoding P1 family peptidase: MNALTDVPGVLVGHHERVGGGWATGTTVVLVPDGAVGAVDQRGGAPGTRETNLLEPENLVQRVNAVCLSGGSAYGLAAADGVMRWLGERSMGFPVGAEPHEVVPIVPAAVLFDLPRGDWGNRPDASFGYAACEAAATGEFAQGTVGAGAGAAVGSLKGGIGTASERVGEFVVGALAAVNASGEAVDLRTGRAFAADHEVDGEFGVRWPDRPGEVEAAPTDLNTTIGVVAVDAALSKAEARRLAVAAQDGLARAVRPAHTMFDGDTVFALATGARELPVASGPFADASRAGALDQLCSAAARVFARAMVHGLLAATGAGGLRAYRDVWPEAFPG
- a CDS encoding methylated-DNA--[protein]-cysteine S-methyltransferase produces the protein METVAFGGLATEVGRVLVAVTPAGLASTAFDDTPELRERIAARLGLPVVSDPPRVEPVLAELREYFDGTRERFEFPVDWRLYSSTQQRVLGTLYETVPYGKTVTYGELAERSGTGVPARGIGSIMGSNPIPIVVPCHRVLASTGLGGFSGGDGVPSKRQLLTLEGRLPQGLW
- the clpS gene encoding ATP-dependent Clp protease adapter ClpS — its product is MSTPAAEPMVEPSAADLGAEDKPWQTVVWNDPVNLMSYVTYVFQKLFGYSREHATKLMLDVHHKGKAIVSSGGKEKVEGDVAKLHAAGLWATMEHPS
- a CDS encoding isochorismatase family protein, with protein sequence MANALIVVDVQNDFCEGGALGVAGGAELAARISGFLRENAYDQVVATRDYHIDPGAHFSDEPDFVRSWPRHCEAGTPGAAFHPALDVAPISAVFSKGQYSDGYSGFEGSTETGENLADWLRAREVDSVDVVGIATDHCVRATALDAAEAGFRVRVLLDLTAGVSRSTVDKALADLRTAGAELTGTPVVSG
- a CDS encoding choice-of-anchor P family protein, whose translation is MSKLRKAAIAACACGGLLVAPGAAQAAPVASASATAGTVDVTAGAQTVREGPIAECRLGAQDTASSPGVEAGTTRFGKSESQCSRAETGFATGMVRGQRFETKVLRKYGGPTIKVRTYSARCDTTTNGASGLVELSDVAGIEVPSSIPPGHTVDLPGEDGKPLARVVLNEIVVPEPPDGSLATNAMRIQLFPEGGPATGEIVVGSASCDPYGDA
- a CDS encoding MoaD/ThiS family protein, with protein sequence MAVNVSIPTILRTHTGGEKSVEASGKTVLEVIDDVESRHGGIKARLVKDEKLHRFINVYVNDEDVRFAGGLDAEVKDGDTLTILPAVAGGAR
- a CDS encoding nicotinate phosphoribosyltransferase, which encodes MAWTRTGSELSTALLTDHYELTMLGSALADGTADRPCVFEVFARRLPDGRRYGVVAGTARVIDAIGDFRFTDAEISQLESTAVVDAETLSWLADYEFSGDVDGYAEGELYFPGSPILTVRGSFAEAVVLETLVLSILNHDSAIASAAARMSSAAHGRPIIEMGGRRTHEYAAVAAARAAYLAGFATTSNLEAGRRYGIPTRGTVAHAFMLLHDSEEQAFRAQVDKLGADTTLLVDTYDITAGIETAVRVAGPELGAIRIDSGDVGPLARRAREQLDALGAKDTRIVVSGDLDEHAIAALRAEPVDAYGVGTSVVTGSGAPTAGMVYKLVEVDGRPVAKRSTHKESRGGRKGAIRRHKPTGTALEEVVYPAGGPAPELGPDDRELQIPLVRAGQPVDDLPTLDDARQLLRKGLVSLPWEGLKLSHGEPAVPTVFR
- a CDS encoding Mov34/MPN/PAD-1 family protein gives rise to the protein MLRIRRELVDEIVAHARRDHPDEACGVIAGPDDGSDRPERFIPMLNAARSPTFYEFDSGDLLKLYREMDANNEVPVVIYHSHTATEAYPSRTDAAIASEPFAHYVLVSTRDPEVHEFRSYRIVDGEITEEPVEIEE